A region of Planococcus sp. MSAK28401 DNA encodes the following proteins:
- a CDS encoding SLC13 family permease, with product MISTTWNWMWAKHDQAKDMLRFFAKPGSALQPDDRDRAEDAGTYDERFKKKSYNKPQLVGLILGPLLFVLTMLFVNPEGLTPEAKAILASTIWIATWWITEAIPIPATSLLPIVLFPLTGGLDVGATTSAYGNDTIFLFMGGFMIALTMEKWNLHKRIALTIISLIGTNTERIILGFMVATGFLSMWISNTATAMMMVPIGLAIIYQVSEALKHDDSIDTSQENFGFGKALMLGIAYSASLGGIATLIGTPPNTLLAGAVNEIYGIEITFAEWMLFGVPVAWIFIFVAWFYLIKIAFPLKLKELPGGSAVIKEQKTALGKASYEEKIVFAIFLLAAFSWITRSFLLVEFLPGLNDAMVGLIAALILFAIPSKNRRGDNLLDWATAVKLPWGILLLFGGGLAIAAGFTQSGLSEWVGGQLIGLQGINVLIIVLVVAAFVLFLTEITSNTATASMMFPIMASLAVALGIHPYALMVTAAVTASCAFMLPVATPPNAVVFGSGYLKIIDMARAGFILNVFGIVFVGLAVYYFLPLVWGIDLLSTPAQFLE from the coding sequence ATGATTTCAACGACATGGAACTGGATGTGGGCGAAGCACGATCAAGCGAAAGACATGCTGCGCTTTTTCGCCAAGCCCGGCTCAGCTTTGCAGCCGGATGACCGCGACCGTGCAGAAGATGCAGGTACATACGATGAGCGCTTCAAAAAGAAAAGTTATAATAAGCCGCAATTGGTGGGGCTGATCCTCGGCCCTTTACTGTTCGTCTTAACGATGCTGTTCGTGAACCCGGAAGGCTTGACGCCGGAAGCGAAGGCGATTTTGGCGAGTACTATATGGATTGCGACGTGGTGGATCACCGAGGCGATTCCAATTCCCGCCACTTCGCTTTTGCCGATTGTCTTGTTTCCTTTAACGGGGGGATTGGATGTGGGGGCGACTACTTCCGCTTATGGAAACGACACGATTTTCCTGTTCATGGGCGGCTTCATGATCGCCTTGACGATGGAAAAATGGAATCTGCATAAACGCATTGCTTTGACCATCATTTCATTGATCGGCACGAATACCGAGCGGATCATTCTCGGGTTCATGGTGGCGACTGGGTTCCTGTCGATGTGGATTTCCAACACCGCTACCGCCATGATGATGGTACCGATCGGGCTGGCTATCATTTACCAGGTGTCGGAAGCGCTGAAACATGACGACTCAATCGATACTTCCCAGGAAAATTTTGGGTTTGGCAAAGCGCTCATGCTCGGCATCGCCTATTCCGCATCACTTGGCGGGATCGCGACTTTAATCGGGACGCCGCCAAATACATTGCTTGCCGGCGCGGTCAATGAAATCTATGGGATTGAAATCACTTTTGCTGAGTGGATGCTGTTCGGCGTGCCGGTAGCGTGGATTTTCATCTTTGTGGCTTGGTTCTATTTAATTAAGATTGCCTTCCCATTAAAACTGAAGGAATTGCCGGGAGGCAGCGCCGTCATTAAAGAACAAAAGACGGCGCTCGGCAAAGCTTCCTACGAGGAAAAAATCGTTTTCGCGATCTTCCTGCTAGCAGCATTTTCATGGATTACCCGCTCGTTCCTGCTAGTGGAATTTTTGCCCGGACTGAATGATGCGATGGTCGGGTTGATTGCAGCATTGATCTTGTTCGCTATTCCCTCGAAAAACCGCAGAGGCGACAATTTGCTGGACTGGGCAACAGCCGTTAAATTGCCATGGGGCATCCTGCTGCTCTTCGGCGGGGGCTTGGCAATCGCCGCAGGTTTCACCCAATCTGGCCTTTCCGAATGGGTAGGCGGCCAGTTGATCGGCCTGCAAGGAATCAATGTCTTGATTATCGTTCTTGTCGTTGCGGCATTCGTACTGTTCCTGACAGAAATTACGTCCAATACCGCCACGGCTTCGATGATGTTCCCGATCATGGCTTCGTTGGCAGTGGCACTTGGCATCCATCCGTATGCACTGATGGTGACGGCGGCCGTGACAGCATCCTGCGCATTCATGCTGCCGGTGGCAACACCGCCAAATGCCGTCGTCTTCGGTTCAGGTTATTTGAAAATCATCGATATGGCCCGTGCCGGATTCATCCTCAACGTCTTCGGGATTGTCTTTGTCGGTCTGGCCGTCTACTACTTCCTGCCGCTCGTCTGGGGCATCGATTTATTGAGCACCCCGGCACAGTTCCTGGAATAA
- a CDS encoding catalase produces the protein MAQDPKKVDENSKNEQLEQFRSDDSGKDLTTNQGLKLSEDEFSLKAGERGPTLMEDFHFREKMTHFDHERIPERVVHARGFAAHGEFEAYDSLEHLTKAKFLSKKGKKTPVFVRFSTVAGSRGSAETVRDARGFSTKFYTEEGNYDLVGNNIPVFFIQDAIKFPDLVHAIKPEPHNEIPQAATAHDTFWDFVANNQESAHMVMWTMSDRAIPRSFRTMDGFGVHAFRFVNAEGKSHFVKFNWKSTLGVHSLVWDEAQKINGKNPDFHRADLHEAIESGDYPEYELGVQIVPEEDEHKFDFDLLDATKMWPQEEIPIHIVGKMTLNRNVDNVFAETEQVAFHPGHVVPGIDFSNDPLLQGRLFSYTDTQLIRLGGPNFHELPINRAVCPFHNNQRDGYGRQTINKGKVSYQKSSFTNHTPAPVSEEDGGYVHYQEKVEGRKVRKRSDSFKDHFSQATMFWNSMSEPEQQHIIEAFSFELGKCDSIDIRQQVVDMYANVNLKLAQEIAGNIGVKAPQTGTTDTSKKSPALSQENTVKSAKTRKVGVIIAPDFNGKDVMEVLDQLESKGLQYEIISEQQGKLDAGNGKQVKIDHTFTTADPVLFDAIYAVGGPDISKKFARNAAYYVTEAFGHFKPIGATHEGKKWLDANGYTGEPGVVTGDSMKGFADSFIEAIAAHRHWNREV, from the coding sequence ATGGCACAAGATCCGAAGAAAGTTGATGAAAACAGCAAGAACGAACAATTAGAACAATTCCGTTCAGACGACAGTGGCAAAGATTTGACGACGAACCAAGGCTTGAAATTATCAGAGGATGAATTTTCCTTAAAAGCGGGTGAACGCGGGCCTACTTTGATGGAAGATTTTCATTTCCGTGAAAAAATGACCCATTTTGACCATGAGCGCATTCCAGAGCGCGTGGTCCATGCACGTGGATTCGCAGCACACGGTGAATTTGAAGCTTATGATTCGCTTGAACATTTGACGAAAGCAAAATTCCTTTCGAAAAAAGGCAAAAAAACCCCGGTCTTCGTCCGTTTTTCCACAGTAGCAGGCTCTCGCGGTTCTGCAGAGACAGTACGCGATGCACGCGGCTTTTCGACCAAGTTCTATACAGAAGAAGGCAATTACGATTTGGTCGGCAATAACATTCCGGTATTTTTCATCCAGGACGCCATCAAGTTCCCAGACTTGGTCCACGCGATTAAACCGGAGCCGCATAACGAGATTCCGCAAGCAGCAACAGCTCACGATACGTTCTGGGATTTTGTCGCCAACAATCAGGAATCGGCCCATATGGTCATGTGGACGATGTCTGACCGCGCCATTCCGAGAAGCTTCCGTACAATGGATGGATTCGGGGTCCACGCATTCCGTTTCGTCAACGCGGAAGGGAAATCCCATTTCGTGAAATTCAATTGGAAATCGACGCTCGGCGTGCACTCTCTCGTATGGGATGAAGCCCAGAAAATCAACGGGAAGAACCCCGACTTCCACCGGGCAGATTTGCATGAAGCTATTGAAAGCGGCGATTATCCAGAATATGAATTGGGCGTCCAGATCGTTCCGGAAGAAGACGAGCACAAATTCGATTTTGATTTGCTCGATGCGACGAAAATGTGGCCGCAGGAAGAGATTCCAATCCACATCGTCGGCAAGATGACCTTGAACCGCAATGTCGACAACGTCTTTGCGGAAACTGAGCAAGTGGCGTTCCATCCAGGCCATGTAGTGCCGGGAATTGATTTTTCGAATGATCCACTTCTTCAAGGCCGTTTATTCTCATACACGGATACGCAATTGATCCGCCTAGGCGGGCCGAATTTCCATGAGCTGCCGATTAACCGCGCTGTTTGCCCGTTCCATAATAACCAGCGCGATGGCTATGGCCGCCAGACGATCAATAAAGGAAAAGTGTCATATCAGAAGAGTTCCTTCACCAACCATACGCCGGCACCTGTCAGCGAAGAAGACGGAGGATATGTCCATTACCAGGAGAAAGTGGAAGGCCGCAAAGTTCGCAAACGCAGCGACAGCTTTAAAGACCACTTCTCGCAAGCGACGATGTTCTGGAACAGCATGAGCGAGCCGGAACAACAACATATTATCGAAGCGTTCAGCTTCGAGTTGGGTAAATGCGACAGCATCGATATCCGCCAACAGGTCGTGGATATGTATGCAAACGTCAATCTCAAGCTGGCACAGGAAATTGCCGGCAACATCGGCGTTAAAGCTCCACAGACCGGTACTACCGATACCAGCAAAAAATCGCCGGCTTTGAGCCAGGAAAATACCGTCAAATCCGCGAAGACGCGCAAAGTTGGCGTTATTATAGCACCTGACTTTAACGGCAAGGACGTTATGGAAGTGCTGGATCAGCTAGAATCCAAAGGCCTGCAATACGAAATCATCAGCGAACAGCAAGGCAAATTGGACGCCGGAAACGGTAAGCAAGTGAAAATCGACCATACGTTCACTACTGCAGACCCGGTACTGTTCGACGCCATCTATGCAGTCGGTGGTCCGGACATCAGCAAGAAATTCGCACGAAATGCCGCCTATTATGTAACGGAAGCATTCGGGCATTTCAAACCGATCGGCGCCACGCATGAAGGCAAAAAATGGCTGGATGCCAATGGTTATACCGGCGAGCCAGGCGTTGTTACAGGTGATTCCATGAAAGGCTTTGCAGACAGCTTTATCGAAGCCATCGCGGCACACCGCCATTGGAATCGTGAAGTTTGA
- a CDS encoding MFS transporter, giving the protein MEKRTYTVRDREFWKIIASLLLASLFIFANIYAVQPLLPVFVSDFGVSVSTSSLSLSLTIIGLIAGLVILGFFSDRNGRRAYIIWSLLGSAIPFFILPFVESFTVFLALRLIQGFALAGVPAAALAYISEEIDRKNIAYATALYISSNALGGMLGRVLTGFLTDAFSWQLTFFAFGATGIALFIAVFLLLPPSHHFEPSELSFSKDIEGFLFHLRNPALLVVFGLGAILQIAFTGVWTYLPFHLEAPPFSMSLQAISYLFFAYGIGVIGSPLAGRAAEAFGLRRVRIIGVFIFSTGVLMTLGPELWMVAVGLCVTCLGFFTAHSLTAASVGQQATHHKGSASSLYLVSYYIGVAAGSSLLSPIWTRFGWTVLILLCAVMPAFYVLIVTWYRKRAASIA; this is encoded by the coding sequence ATGGAAAAACGCACATACACGGTACGCGACCGTGAATTCTGGAAAATTATTGCGAGCCTGCTGTTGGCTTCGTTATTTATTTTTGCCAATATCTATGCCGTCCAGCCTTTGCTGCCGGTATTCGTCTCGGATTTCGGAGTGTCGGTTTCAACTTCCAGCCTGTCGCTTTCCCTGACCATCATCGGATTGATTGCCGGACTGGTCATTCTCGGGTTCTTCTCTGACCGCAACGGGCGGCGCGCCTATATCATCTGGTCGCTGCTCGGCTCTGCCATCCCGTTTTTCATCCTGCCGTTTGTCGAATCGTTTACTGTGTTTCTCGCGCTGCGCTTGATCCAGGGCTTTGCGCTTGCCGGGGTTCCGGCTGCAGCGCTCGCCTATATCAGCGAAGAAATCGACCGAAAAAACATTGCCTATGCTACAGCTTTATACATATCGAGCAATGCACTCGGCGGCATGCTCGGGCGCGTCTTGACCGGATTTCTCACGGATGCGTTTTCCTGGCAATTGACGTTTTTCGCATTCGGCGCGACTGGCATCGCCTTGTTTATTGCCGTCTTTTTGCTATTGCCCCCTTCGCATCATTTTGAACCGAGCGAGCTGAGCTTTTCAAAAGATATCGAAGGTTTCCTATTCCATTTAAGAAATCCGGCACTGCTCGTTGTGTTCGGCCTCGGCGCGATTCTCCAAATCGCTTTCACCGGCGTCTGGACCTATTTGCCGTTTCACCTTGAAGCACCGCCATTCTCCATGTCGCTGCAGGCGATTTCCTATCTGTTCTTCGCCTACGGCATCGGGGTCATTGGCTCACCGCTTGCCGGGCGGGCTGCTGAAGCATTCGGCTTGAGGCGAGTGCGCATCATCGGCGTGTTCATTTTTTCCACCGGCGTGTTGATGACGCTCGGCCCTGAACTATGGATGGTGGCAGTCGGCTTATGTGTGACTTGCCTCGGGTTTTTCACGGCCCATTCACTGACCGCCGCTTCTGTCGGCCAGCAAGCCACGCATCATAAAGGCAGCGCATCAAGCTTGTATCTCGTATCGTATTATATCGGCGTGGCCGCTGGAAGTTCATTGCTCAGCCCGATCTGGACCCGCTTCGGATGGACCGTGCTGATCCTTCTTTGCGCAGTGATGCCTGCGTTTTATGTATTAATCGTTACTTGGTACAGAAAAAGAGCCGCCTCGATTGCATGA
- a CDS encoding glutaminase, which translates to MAVQNNPRITEQLEAWVKENKGHAVLGTTAQYIPALGKVDPGKLGICMIDEDGHYYCAGDTDTEFTLQSISKALTFVALSCHYGLDFVLERVDVEPTGEAFNSIVPFEIHRPNKPFNPFINAGAITISSLLPGRNAQKKFEFLKGFLEELLGHPIEIDKEVYDSEWATSHRNRALAYYLKEAKFLELEVEEALDIYISQCSIKVSVKDLALLGLILAYDGYNPITKVKHFSEEIAQVTKVLMVTCGMYNSSGNFAAHVGIPAKSGVSGGIMAAVPPKLHSQTYEFRAGAGIGVYGPAIDVQGNSAAGTMMLRQISKEWDLSIF; encoded by the coding sequence ATGGCGGTGCAAAACAATCCGCGCATCACCGAGCAGCTTGAAGCTTGGGTGAAAGAAAACAAAGGGCATGCCGTTCTCGGCACCACAGCCCAGTACATACCGGCCTTGGGCAAAGTCGACCCGGGCAAACTTGGGATCTGCATGATCGATGAAGATGGACATTATTATTGTGCAGGGGACACCGACACCGAGTTCACTTTGCAAAGTATCTCCAAAGCGCTGACATTCGTGGCGCTCAGTTGCCATTATGGTTTGGACTTCGTATTGGAGAGGGTGGATGTGGAGCCAACAGGAGAAGCATTCAACTCCATCGTGCCGTTTGAAATCCATCGGCCAAATAAGCCGTTCAACCCATTTATCAATGCGGGAGCCATTACCATCTCATCGTTGCTCCCGGGGCGGAATGCGCAAAAGAAATTTGAGTTTTTGAAAGGTTTTCTGGAAGAGTTGCTTGGCCATCCTATCGAAATCGACAAGGAAGTCTACGATTCGGAATGGGCTACCTCACACCGCAACCGGGCGCTCGCTTATTATTTGAAGGAAGCGAAGTTCCTCGAGCTCGAAGTGGAAGAAGCGCTCGATATCTACATCAGCCAATGCTCCATTAAAGTTTCAGTGAAGGATTTAGCGCTTCTCGGCTTGATACTCGCCTACGACGGCTACAACCCGATCACGAAAGTGAAGCATTTTTCCGAAGAAATCGCACAAGTGACAAAAGTATTGATGGTCACTTGCGGCATGTATAATTCGTCCGGGAATTTTGCGGCGCATGTCGGCATTCCAGCCAAAAGCGGCGTTTCAGGAGGCATCATGGCAGCCGTTCCGCCGAAACTCCATTCGCAAACCTATGAATTCCGTGCAGGAGCGGGCATCGGCGTTTACGGGCCGGCAATTGACGTGCAAGGAAACAGCGCTGCCGGAACAATGATGCTGCGGCAAATTTCAAAAGAATGGGATTTAAGTATTTTTTAA
- a CDS encoding YsnF/AvaK domain-containing protein yields MANNKFMGTFDTETEVLKKIEDMKEQGSREEDMYVMARNEDQISMVRGRTDVDYKSSEGNWMDKFMGFLSGNEPTREAFSNMGVDEAEADRYYNDVQNGKILLFVDREFGANYEGEAPYDNTSYGNVDSTESSGTVDSTTSQRKVDNSAVARDGLTVDTNEENDVAYNTERDALGSETAGVDRERGTGFGLGTEDRTTDDVDSTGTHRATSDFNDETTNRNRTVEDIDRDLDRADSEEERLRLHEERLQVNKERVQTGEVHVDKHVVEEEQTLEVPVEREEVYVERRPVNEEDTTGTHNYTEGEDIHVPVSEERVDVTKKDVVSEEISIGKNKVQDTEHVSETVRKEEADIHKDGDLVEDDEFDRKDRTDRDRL; encoded by the coding sequence ATGGCTAACAATAAATTCATGGGAACATTCGACACAGAAACAGAAGTACTGAAAAAGATCGAAGACATGAAAGAGCAAGGTTCACGTGAAGAAGACATGTATGTGATGGCCCGCAATGAAGACCAGATTTCAATGGTACGCGGACGCACAGACGTGGATTATAAATCATCCGAAGGCAATTGGATGGATAAATTCATGGGCTTCCTATCCGGCAATGAACCGACGCGCGAAGCCTTCTCCAATATGGGTGTAGACGAAGCAGAAGCAGACCGCTACTACAATGATGTACAAAACGGCAAGATCCTCTTGTTCGTAGACCGTGAATTCGGCGCGAACTACGAAGGGGAAGCGCCATACGATAACACCAGCTATGGAAACGTCGACAGCACGGAAAGCTCAGGTACAGTCGATAGCACGACGAGCCAGAGAAAAGTCGACAACTCGGCAGTGGCACGCGACGGGTTGACAGTCGATACTAACGAAGAAAACGACGTAGCGTACAACACGGAGCGCGATGCATTGGGCTCTGAAACTGCTGGAGTGGATAGAGAGCGTGGAACAGGATTCGGACTTGGAACAGAAGATCGTACAACAGATGATGTCGATTCAACAGGCACTCACCGGGCGACTTCGGATTTCAATGACGAAACGACAAACCGCAATCGTACAGTCGAAGATATCGACCGCGACCTAGACCGTGCAGATTCGGAAGAAGAACGCCTGCGTTTGCATGAAGAGCGCCTGCAAGTCAATAAAGAACGCGTTCAAACGGGCGAAGTCCACGTCGACAAGCATGTCGTCGAGGAAGAACAAACACTTGAAGTACCGGTTGAACGTGAAGAAGTATATGTCGAGCGCCGTCCAGTAAACGAGGAAGATACAACTGGCACGCATAACTATACGGAAGGTGAAGATATTCACGTACCGGTTTCTGAAGAACGCGTCGATGTCACGAAAAAAGACGTTGTCTCTGAAGAGATTTCCATCGGCAAAAATAAAGTGCAGGACACAGAGCATGTCAGCGAAACTGTCCGCAAGGAAGAAGCTGACATCCATAAAGACGGCGATTTAGTTGAGGACGACGAATTTGACCGTAAAGACCGCACAGACCGCGATAGACTATAA
- a CDS encoding alpha/beta hydrolase: protein MKHIYNPPADASKPTFLLLHGTGGTETDLLPAAGHIDPEAGVLSVRGNVSENGMPRFFKRLSEGVFDMEDLRERTEELHAFIGQAADEYGFDRNNVIALGYSNGANIAANLLFSYKDSLKAAILHHPMVPDRNKELPNLEGTRVFIAAGTNDPICPKEESEDLEKLLSGAGAKVDLHWENQGHQLTMDELVAAKAWYEKG, encoded by the coding sequence ATGAAACATATTTACAACCCACCAGCGGATGCATCCAAGCCAACATTCCTGCTATTGCACGGAACAGGTGGAACAGAAACGGACTTATTGCCAGCAGCAGGGCACATCGATCCGGAAGCGGGCGTGCTGAGTGTTCGCGGGAATGTGTCGGAAAACGGCATGCCGCGGTTTTTCAAACGTTTATCTGAAGGCGTCTTCGACATGGAAGATTTGCGTGAACGGACAGAAGAGCTGCATGCATTCATCGGCCAGGCAGCTGATGAATACGGCTTTGACCGCAATAACGTCATCGCGCTTGGCTATTCGAATGGCGCAAATATTGCCGCGAACCTGTTGTTCTCGTACAAAGATTCTTTGAAAGCGGCGATCTTGCACCACCCAATGGTACCGGACCGCAATAAGGAATTGCCGAATCTGGAAGGGACGCGCGTCTTCATCGCTGCCGGCACCAACGACCCAATCTGCCCGAAAGAGGAATCGGAAGATCTTGAAAAGCTGCTAAGCGGAGCCGGCGCTAAAGTCGATCTGCATTGGGAAAACCAAGGCCACCAGTTGACGATGGATGAATTGGTTGCAGCGAAAGCTTGGTATGAAAAAGGATGA
- a CDS encoding GNAT family N-acetyltransferase, producing MITEIDQTDERIARDIQSIQRPAYRIEAELMGFHDIPHISETINEIQQSGETFLGYQDDYLKGFISYKEEDGVIDIYRLVVDPLQFRQGIARSLVDHLLKQKNAAEFIVSTGTANVPARKLYESFGFREDETFEVAPGVTCTQFRLVV from the coding sequence ATGATTACTGAAATAGACCAGACAGATGAGAGAATTGCACGCGACATCCAGTCGATCCAGCGTCCCGCTTACCGGATCGAAGCGGAACTGATGGGGTTTCATGATATCCCCCATATATCCGAGACGATCAACGAAATCCAGCAAAGCGGAGAGACCTTTCTTGGCTATCAGGACGACTATCTGAAAGGATTCATCTCCTATAAAGAAGAAGATGGCGTTATCGATATTTACCGGCTCGTGGTAGACCCGCTCCAGTTTCGGCAAGGGATCGCCCGCAGCTTGGTGGACCATCTCCTCAAGCAAAAGAATGCAGCGGAGTTCATTGTCAGTACCGGCACAGCAAATGTCCCGGCACGTAAATTATATGAATCGTTCGGCTTTCGTGAAGACGAAACCTTCGAAGTTGCGCCAGGTGTTACATGCACCCAGTTCCGCCTGGTTGTTTGA
- a CDS encoding SOS response-associated peptidase, translated as MCGRFALYADYEALLERFEIEEAALDRASYEENYNVAPSQQIAAVINDGKRNRLGTFRWGLIPSWAKDQKIGYKMINARAETAAEKPSFRSAFKKKRCLIPANAFYEWKKGQDGKTPMLIHLEDDELFAFAGLWESWESPEGELIHSCTILTTQPNAVMADIHDRMPVILSKGDEKAWLDPNIQDPELLQKLLKPYNAAELEAYEVSGAVNSPKNKGQELTRKIG; from the coding sequence GTGTGCGGAAGATTTGCGTTATATGCAGATTACGAAGCCTTGCTCGAGCGTTTTGAGATAGAAGAAGCCGCGCTCGACCGGGCTTCCTACGAAGAGAATTACAATGTGGCGCCCTCCCAGCAGATCGCTGCGGTCATCAATGACGGCAAACGCAATCGGCTCGGGACATTTCGTTGGGGGCTCATCCCGTCATGGGCAAAAGATCAGAAAATCGGCTACAAGATGATCAATGCCCGGGCAGAGACGGCGGCAGAAAAACCAAGTTTTCGAAGCGCCTTCAAGAAAAAGCGTTGCTTGATACCGGCGAATGCATTTTACGAATGGAAAAAAGGCCAGGATGGCAAAACGCCGATGCTTATCCATTTGGAGGACGATGAATTGTTCGCATTTGCAGGGCTATGGGAGTCGTGGGAATCGCCAGAAGGGGAATTGATCCATAGCTGCACGATTTTGACGACTCAACCGAATGCGGTGATGGCGGATATCCATGACCGCATGCCGGTGATTTTATCAAAGGGCGATGAGAAGGCTTGGCTGGATCCGAATATCCAGGATCCCGAGCTATTGCAGAAACTCCTCAAGCCTTACAATGCGGCAGAGTTGGAAGCGTACGAAGTATCTGGCGCGGTCAATTCCCCGAAAAACAAAGGACAGGAATTGACCCGGAAAATCGGATGA
- the hslO gene encoding Hsp33 family molecular chaperone HslO, with protein sequence MNDYLVKALAYDGQIRAFATRTTETVNEAQRRHYTWPTASAALGRSMTASVMLGAMLKGEEKLTIKINGGGPLGTILVDANAKGEVRGYVSNPQTHFDLNEQGKLDVRRAVGTEGTLTVSKDIGLQHPYVGQVPIISGELGDDFTHYIVTSEQTPSSVGVGVIVNPDNTILASGGFMIQLMPGTDEKVISQLEQRLTEIPTISNMVRAGLTPEDILDEVLGKENVKALDTMPVNFQCQCSRERIHNAIQGLGSAEIEDIIVTEGQAEAQCHFCNETYVFTKDELQDMLS encoded by the coding sequence ATGAACGATTATTTAGTGAAAGCCTTGGCCTACGACGGCCAAATCCGTGCCTTCGCAACGCGCACGACAGAAACGGTGAACGAGGCGCAGCGCCGCCATTACACATGGCCCACAGCGTCCGCAGCACTTGGCCGTTCCATGACAGCAAGCGTCATGCTCGGCGCGATGCTGAAAGGCGAAGAAAAATTGACGATCAAAATCAATGGTGGCGGCCCGCTCGGCACCATCCTTGTTGATGCCAACGCAAAAGGCGAAGTACGTGGCTATGTTTCCAACCCGCAAACCCATTTTGACTTGAACGAGCAAGGCAAACTCGACGTCCGCCGGGCAGTCGGGACAGAAGGGACACTGACTGTCTCCAAAGACATCGGTTTGCAGCATCCGTATGTCGGCCAAGTGCCGATCATCTCGGGTGAACTTGGGGATGATTTCACCCATTATATCGTGACTTCTGAACAGACGCCTTCCTCTGTCGGCGTCGGCGTTATCGTCAATCCCGACAATACTATCCTGGCTTCGGGCGGGTTCATGATCCAATTGATGCCGGGGACTGATGAAAAGGTGATCAGCCAGCTTGAACAGCGGCTGACTGAAATCCCGACGATCTCAAATATGGTGCGTGCAGGTTTGACGCCTGAAGATATCTTGGACGAAGTATTAGGCAAAGAAAACGTCAAAGCGCTTGATACGATGCCTGTGAATTTCCAATGCCAATGCTCGCGGGAACGCATCCATAATGCGATTCAGGGCCTTGGGTCTGCGGAAATTGAAGACATTATCGTGACAGAAGGCCAAGCGGAAGCACAATGCCATTTCTGCAACGAAACCTATGTGTTCACGAAAGACGAATTGCAGGACATGTTGTCTTAA
- a CDS encoding DUF896 domain-containing protein — translation MIKILPRINELAQKERSYGLSYAEIREQQVLRREYLQEIRGQVETTVTNMTVIDPLGADVTPSKVKDLK, via the coding sequence ATGATTAAGATCTTGCCGCGCATTAACGAATTGGCACAAAAAGAGCGCAGCTACGGATTGAGCTACGCGGAAATCCGGGAGCAGCAAGTGCTCCGCCGCGAATATCTCCAGGAAATCCGTGGACAAGTCGAGACAACTGTAACGAATATGACGGTAATTGACCCACTCGGCGCAGATGTCACGCCAAGCAAAGTCAAAGACTTAAAATAA
- a CDS encoding patatin-like phospholipase family protein, giving the protein MVKSGLILEGGGMRGVYTAGVLQKFMEEGLFTDYVIGVSAGACNAVSYLSRQSGRNRTVMIDYVTHPDYISMKNFLKKRELFGMNLIFDDIPNRLVPFDYGGFGAAAEEFVVGTTDCMSGEAIYYRKPLPPEDLLTVVRASSSLPFMSRPVEYNGRLLMDGSLADPLPIKRALLDGVTKPIIVMTREKSYRKRQTPLMRLAPAFARQYPGLARALEERQRIYNESLEHIEALEAQDEAIIVRPRNLHRLRGIERDQERLAALYVQGYRDAELVVPRAKKFIHAQHALGLERSL; this is encoded by the coding sequence ATGGTGAAAAGCGGATTGATCTTGGAAGGCGGAGGCATGCGGGGCGTCTATACGGCTGGCGTGCTGCAGAAGTTTATGGAAGAGGGCCTGTTTACGGATTATGTGATCGGTGTATCCGCCGGGGCTTGCAACGCTGTATCGTATCTTTCCCGGCAAAGCGGCAGGAACCGGACGGTGATGATCGATTATGTCACGCATCCTGACTATATCTCAATGAAAAATTTTCTGAAAAAACGGGAACTGTTCGGCATGAACTTGATTTTCGATGACATCCCGAACCGCCTCGTGCCGTTTGACTACGGTGGATTCGGTGCAGCTGCGGAAGAATTCGTTGTCGGAACCACGGATTGCATGAGCGGAGAAGCAATCTACTACCGCAAGCCGCTGCCCCCGGAAGATTTGCTCACAGTCGTGCGGGCATCTAGTTCGCTGCCGTTCATGTCGCGCCCTGTGGAATACAACGGGCGACTGCTCATGGATGGAAGCCTGGCCGATCCGCTGCCGATCAAACGAGCTTTGTTGGATGGCGTGACCAAACCGATCATTGTGATGACGCGTGAAAAGAGCTACCGGAAGCGCCAGACGCCCCTTATGCGTCTCGCTCCGGCATTTGCACGGCAGTATCCGGGCCTTGCGCGGGCGCTAGAGGAACGGCAGCGCATCTATAACGAATCGCTGGAGCACATAGAGGCGCTCGAAGCACAAGATGAGGCCATTATCGTACGCCCCCGCAATTTGCACAGGCTGCGCGGCATCGAGCGGGACCAGGAGCGACTTGCGGCTTTGTATGTCCAAGGCTACCGGGATGCAGAACTGGTCGTGCCCCGCGCGAAAAAATTTATCCATGCACAACATGCCTTAGGGTTGGAAAGGAGCTTGTGA